The Lottiidibacillus patelloidae DNA window TTAAAGTTTTCCGCACCTACAGGCATAACCATAAATTCTTGGATGTCTACATTGTTGTCTGCATGTTCCCCACCATTGATGATGTTCATCATTGGTACTGGAAGTGTTCTAGCATTAAAGCCACCTAAGTATTGATATAAAGGAATTTCTAAGTAATCAGCAGCAGCACGAGCAACAGCCATTGAAACACCTAAAATTGCATTGGCACCTAAGTTACCTTTGTTTTCTGTTCCATCAAGTTCAATCATCGCTTGGTCAATTGCAGCTTGATCAAAAACTTCATAGAAGTCTTCAATTTCAGGAGCAATCTTCTCATTTACGAAGTCAACCGCTTTAAGAACTCCTTTTCCTAAGTAACGAGACTTGTCGCCATCACGTAATTCTACCGCTTCATATTCTCCAGTAGAAGCACCGCTTGGAACTAATGCGCGCCCAAAAGCACCTGATTCTGTATAAACTTCAACTTCAACTGTTGGATTCCCGCGAGAATCTAATACTTCACGTGCATAAACATCTGTAATAATTGGCATAATTTCTTCTCTCCTTTTAATTTTCCTTAATTAATGAATTTCCTGTCATTTCCTTCGGTTTCTCTACTCCAAGTAAAGAAAGGACTGTTGGAGCTAAATCACCTAAAATACCATCTTCTCGTAAAGTGATACCTTTTTTAGTTACGATGACTGGTACTGGGTTAGTCGTATGCGCTGTCATCGGCTTATCGTCATCAGTAATGACTTGATCGGCATTACCGTGGTCAGCAGTGATGACGGCAATTCCACCTTTAGCTTCAAGAGCTGCCGTTATTTTTCCTAAACATTCATCGACAACTTCAACAGCTTTAATTGTCGGTTCTAGCATACCAGAGTGCCCAACCATATCAGGATTAGCAAAATTTAAAATTATTGCATCATGGTTATCGTTTTCAATTTCAAATAACAATTTATCTGTAAGTTCATAGGCGCTCATTTCAGGTTGCAAGTCGTATGTTGCAACTTTCGGCGAGTCAATTAAAATTCTTTCTTCGCCAGGGAAGGCATCTTCTCGACCACCACTAAAGAAAAATGTCACATGAGGATATTTTTCAGTTTCAGCAATACGTAGTTGCTTTAACCCGTTTTGTGAAAGAACTTCTCCTAAAGTATTATCTAAATTTATAGATTTAAACGCTACATATCCTTTTACCGTCTCACTAAAATGGGTCAAACAAACGAAATGTACATTTTGTGGGACGTTCTCGCCGCGATCAAATTCCCTAAAGTCTTCATTTGTAAAGACGCGAGAAATTTGGATTGCACGATCAGGACGGAAGTTAGCAAAGATAATTGCGTCGTTATCTTTAATTGTAGCAACTGGCTTATCACTATCATCTACAATAACTGACGGAAGAACGAATTCATCATAGATACCTTTATCATATGAATCTCTTACACATTCTGTAGCACTTTTGTATGTAAGTCCTTCTCCATGAACCATGGAATCATACGAACGCTTCACTCTATCCCATCGTTTATCACGGTCCATTGAATAATAACGTCCAGATATTGTAGCAATTTTCCCAATGCCTAGTTCATCCATTTTCTTTTCCAATTGATTAATGTACGTTTGTGCAGATTGTGGACCAACATCTCGACCGTCAAGAAAACCATGAATGAAAACATCTTTTAAGCCTTGGTCTTTCGCTAACTTTAAGAGAGCAAAGAGGTGGTTAATATGACTGTGAATACCGCCGTCCGATAACAACCCAAACAAATGTAACGCCGATTTTTTTTCTTTTGCTGCATTCATTGCTTCAATAAACGTCTCGTTGTCAAAAAAATCTCCATCACGAATCGATTTATTTACTTGCGTTAAACTTTGATAAACAATGCGGCCAGCTCCGATATTTAAATGACCAACTTCAGAATTCCCCATTTGCCCTTGAGGAAGGCCTACAGCTTCACCACACGCCGTTAATGTTTCGTGTGGATATTCATTCCATAGCTTATCGAAGTTCGGCTTTTTCGCTTGTGCGACAGCGTTGCCTTTTGTGTTTTCACGCAGAGCAAAGCCATCTAAAATAATTAGTGCAACTGGCTTCTTAGCCATGGTTTACCGCCTCCAACAATTGAAGGAAGGATTGTGCCTCAAGACTTGCGCCACCAACTAGTGCACCATCGATATTTGGCATAGCCATATATTCTTTAATGTTTGCAGGTTTTACACTGCCACCATATTGGATTCGTACCTTGTCAGCAACTTCTTGCGAGTATAAGCTTGCAACTTTTTCGCGAATTTCTCCGCATACGTGATCAGCATCTTCAGCTGTTGAAGACTTGCCAGTTCCAATCGCCCAAATTGGTTCATAAGCAATAATTGTTGTTGCAACTTGTTCTTCAGTTAACCCAGCAAGGGCTTGTTCCACTTGATTTGAAACTACTTCCGTCGTCTTGTTTTCTTCACGTTCTTCAAGTGTTTCACCTACACATGCAATTGGGTTAAGGTTGTATTTAAATGCTGCATGTACTTTTTTATTTACTGTTTCATCAGTTTCTGCAAACATTTCTCTTCGCTCAGAATGTCCAATAATAACATAAGGAATTTTGCAATCTTGTAAAGCTAGTGGACTAATTTCACCAGTAAATGCACCGCTTTCTTCGAAGTGCATCGTCTGAGCTCCAATTTTCAATTCACTGCCTTCAGCTTCCATCACAAGCGATGGTAAAAATAGCGCTGGCGCACAGATGACTGAATCTACTACTTCACTTTTAGGCATAAGTCCCTTCACTTCTTCTACAAATTTCTTAGACTCTCCTAATGTTTTATTCATTTTCCAGTTTCCCGCAATAATCGGTTTACGCAATTTTGTCACCTTCCTAATTCAAGCTTACTTATCATTTAGTGCTACTACACCTGGTAATTCTTTACCTTCCATAAACTCTAAGGAAGCCCCACCACCAGTTGAAATGTGATCCATTTTATCTGCAACATTGAATTTCTCAACTGCAGCGGCTGAATCTCCACCGCCAATTACTGTATATGTATTTGTAGCATTCGCTAATGCATTTGCAACAGACCTCGTACCATTAGCATAGTTACTCAGTTCAAACACGCCCATCGGTCCATTCCAAATAACTAATTTTGATTCTGCTATAACTTTTTCGTACGTTTCGATAGTCTTAGGTCCAATATCTAATCCCATATAGTCTGAAGGTATATTTTCGATATTAACAACTTTTATGTTTGCATCATTTGAGAACTCGTCAGCTGCAATAACATCTTCCGACATTAAAAGCTTAACCCCGTTTTCTTCTGCTTTCTTAATAAAACGTAAAGCTGTTTCAATTTTATCTTCTTCAAGCAATGAATTTCCGACTTCGTATCCACGTGCTTTTATAAATGTATAAGCTAAACCGCCACCAATAATTAAGTTATCTACTTTATCAAGCAAGTTATCGATAACGTCAATTTTATCTTTTACTTTTGCTCCACCGATAATAGCTGTAAACGGTCGGTCAGGAGTTGATAATGCACGACCTAGTACATCTAACTCTTTTTCCATTAAAAGTCCAGCTACCGCAGGGATATATTGTGCTATACCAGCAGTAGAAGCATGGGCACGATGAGCCGCACCGAATGCATCATTCACATAAATGTCAGCTAAGTCAGCAAATTGTTTCGCTAGTTCAAGATCATTTTTTTCTTCACCAGCATAAAAACGAACATTTTCTAACAGTAAGATTCCA harbors:
- a CDS encoding phosphoglycerate kinase, with amino-acid sequence MSKKTIRDVDVSGKKVFCRVDFNVPMKDGNITDDTRIRAALPTIQYLTERGAKVILASHLGRPKGQVVEELRLDAVAERLSQLLNVEVLKTDEAYGAEVNEAIGQLSDGGILLLENVRFYAGEEKNDLELAKQFADLADIYVNDAFGAAHRAHASTAGIAQYIPAVAGLLMEKELDVLGRALSTPDRPFTAIIGGAKVKDKIDVIDNLLDKVDNLIIGGGLAYTFIKARGYEVGNSLLEEDKIETALRFIKKAEENGVKLLMSEDVIAADEFSNDANIKVVNIENIPSDYMGLDIGPKTIETYEKVIAESKLVIWNGPMGVFELSNYANGTRSVANALANATNTYTVIGGGDSAAAVEKFNVADKMDHISTGGGASLEFMEGKELPGVVALNDK
- the gpmI gene encoding 2,3-bisphosphoglycerate-independent phosphoglycerate mutase codes for the protein MAKKPVALIILDGFALRENTKGNAVAQAKKPNFDKLWNEYPHETLTACGEAVGLPQGQMGNSEVGHLNIGAGRIVYQSLTQVNKSIRDGDFFDNETFIEAMNAAKEKKSALHLFGLLSDGGIHSHINHLFALLKLAKDQGLKDVFIHGFLDGRDVGPQSAQTYINQLEKKMDELGIGKIATISGRYYSMDRDKRWDRVKRSYDSMVHGEGLTYKSATECVRDSYDKGIYDEFVLPSVIVDDSDKPVATIKDNDAIIFANFRPDRAIQISRVFTNEDFREFDRGENVPQNVHFVCLTHFSETVKGYVAFKSINLDNTLGEVLSQNGLKQLRIAETEKYPHVTFFFSGGREDAFPGEERILIDSPKVATYDLQPEMSAYELTDKLLFEIENDNHDAIILNFANPDMVGHSGMLEPTIKAVEVVDECLGKITAALEAKGGIAVITADHGNADQVITDDDKPMTAHTTNPVPVIVTKKGITLREDGILGDLAPTVLSLLGVEKPKEMTGNSLIKEN
- the tpiA gene encoding triose-phosphate isomerase translates to MRKPIIAGNWKMNKTLGESKKFVEEVKGLMPKSEVVDSVICAPALFLPSLVMEAEGSELKIGAQTMHFEESGAFTGEISPLALQDCKIPYVIIGHSERREMFAETDETVNKKVHAAFKYNLNPIACVGETLEEREENKTTEVVSNQVEQALAGLTEEQVATTIIAYEPIWAIGTGKSSTAEDADHVCGEIREKVASLYSQEVADKVRIQYGGSVKPANIKEYMAMPNIDGALVGGASLEAQSFLQLLEAVNHG